The genomic DNA GCGGTGGACGCCGGCCGGCGGGCCTCGAGGGGGCGGGAACGGGTTTGCGCAGGGTGGAAACACCCCGTCCGGAGCGTCTGCCGCTGCCCCTGTGCCGAGGGAGAgccgggccgcgggcggctcGGGGTGCCGCTGCCCCGCACCCcccagccagctgcaggccgACCCCGCCGCGCCAGCGGCGCCCCGAGCGGAGGCAGCTGCCCCTCGCCCGGGCTCCTCCGGGGGCCACGCGGCCGCCCGGGCAGGTGCCTGCTGGCGGCGCTtcccggggggcgccgggcacgGCCCgtctccccgcgccgcgccgcgccggctcccgTCGCCCCCGCTCGTTGCCCTGGGCGAGCTCGGCTCGGCCCCcgcggcctcggcggcggcgtCGTCCTGGGCACGGCCGCCCGCACGCGGAGCGGGCAGCGCCCTGGCCGGGGCAGACGCgaggccggccccgcggcgcgtggggggctgccccggcggccgccgcgcggggACGGGGGGCCGCCGCTCCGGGGTGCGCCCGCGCTCCTCCCCGGCCCCTTGGcctccgcggccccggccccgcgggcagctCCCGGCGCCCTTTGCTCCGTCCCGCGCCCTCGCTGCCAGCTGGCCGCGCGGGCTGGCCGGGGGCCAGCGATTGCTGCAGCGGGTTCCCGTAAAGCCGGGCTGGGTCCCTGCCCACCCGGACGAgcagcggcgccccggggccgcccgggcgcggggcccaGGCCTGCTGGctgcgggggggcggccggctcggccccccgcgccccgccgcggggctgggctgggtcGGGGCACGGCGCGgtccgcggcggggctgggctgccTCTGCGGCCCCCGGCTGGTGTTGCAACGCCTGAGCCCCGGGGTCGGCGGCCGGATCCTCCCCCCGGCGTGTTTGCGGCTGCAAACTCCAGGAAGCTCCGGACGGAGTGGCTTCCCGGGGTGCTTGGCACGCCGCGCGGGAGCCTCTGCCAGGTGGGGTTGGTGGCCTTTCTGGGAAAGGCGCTGGCTGCGGCGCGGGgtcgggggcgcggggccgcccccagGCAGGGCAGGCGGCGATAAAAGGGGCGAGGAGGGAGCCCCGGCCGTCAGCCCGGCGGAGCAGGCTGCTGCGAAGAGCGCGAGCGATGAGCATGGGGTGAGCcacgctgccccggccccgcggcggggcctcggcgccgtctccgtccctgccgcccggccgagcgccgccgccgtcccggggCCAGGCTGAGCGCTGGGGCCGGCCGCAGGCGGTGGCAGGACGGGTCCTGCCCCGGGGTCCGGTGACAGCGCAGGCGGCCTCAGGAGGCTGCATGGGATGGGCCGGCGTCGGGGAGCGCCCAGCGAGCCTGCCGGCGGCGCAGCCGGGCTCTGCCGGCACGCGGCGCCCCGGGCACGGGGCagagcccgcgctgcgggcacggGGCTGAGCCCCTGCTcacggccgcccgctccccgcagGACGGCGGCGCTGCTGAtcgctggcctggcctgggcggCGCTGGACTCGGCGGCTGCCACCTGTGAGTGCCGGGGCGAGGGCGggagggccgggcgggcgggcgcgtgcCGGGGGTCCGCGCCGGGGGTCCGCGCCGGGGGTccgcgccgggggcgccccgcagccccctgagCTCTCCGCCTCCTCCGCCCGCAGCGTCGAGCTGCGCCAAGCCGGCGGCCATCGAGCACGGCCGCGTGGAGCACCTGGTCAGGTACCGCTGCGACCCCTACTACCAGCTGCGCAGCTCCGGCGACGGTGAGGAGCGCGGCCCCGGGCCCCCACCCCTCGCCGGGTCGGgcggcgcgccgctgccgcccgcgctgGGCCGCCTGCgcctgccgggccccggccccggcgccccgctgcggccgggcgccgaccccctcctgcctctgcaggCACGTACGAGTGCCACGAGAAGCACGTGTGGGTGAACGCCGAGGCCGGAGAGGAGCTGCCCGTCTGCGAGCCGGGTGAGCGGCCTGGGCTGGCGGGCTAGGGGCTGCCGCAGCCGGGCTGCCTGCAGCAGGAGCCCCCTGCGCCGGGGCCGCCAGGCGCCCCTGGGGCGAGCGGCGGGGGCTCACGGGGCCTCGTCCTCCTCGGCAGTGTGCGGGAAGCCGGCGCACCCGGCCACGCAGACGCAGCGCATCATCGGGGGCCTGCTGGCCGGCAAGGGCAGCTTCCCCTGGCAGGGCCGGCTGGTGACGCGCCACAACCTCACCGTGGGGGCCACGCTCATCAGCGACCAGTGGCTGCTGACCACCGGCAGGAACGTCTACCTGAACCACAGCGCGGACGCCGACCCGGCCGAGATCGCCCCCACGCTGCAGCTCTTCCTGGGCGGCAAGGAGCAGCTCGCCCCGCGGGTGGAGCGCATCGTGCTGCACCCCGAGTACCCCAAGGCCGTGGACCTGGCCTTGCTCAAGCTCAAGGAGAAggtgctgctgggagaggaggtgATGCCCATCTGCCTGGCGCAGAAGGACTACCTGCAGCCAGGGCGGGTGGGCTATGTGGCGGGCTGGGGCCGCGGGGCCACCTTCGCCTTCTCAGACCTGCTGAAGTACGTGATGCTGCCGGTGGCGGAGAGCGAGAAGTGCGCAGAGTACTACGCGGCCCGGGGACCCCACGGCGTGCCGCCCCTCCTCAGCAAGCACACCTTCTGCGTGGGCATGAGCGAGCTGCGGGAGGACACGTGCTACGGGGACGCCGGCGGGGCGTTCGCCGTGCGGGACCCCGAGGACGACACCTGGTACGCCGCCGGCATCCTCAGCTACGACAAGACCTGCTCGGCCTCCAAGTATGGCGTCTACGTCAGCGTGGAGCACGTCCTCGACTGGGTGAAGCAGACCCTGGCCGACgatggggccggggctgccagcCCGCAATAAACCACCCCGCGCCTCGCCAACGGCTCCGGTGCCTCTGTCGCTGCCTCCCTGCGCTgcacgcacacgtgtgtgtgcatgctgcaCCTATGTGTctgtgggggggggtgtgcg from Struthio camelus isolate bStrCam1 chromosome 10, bStrCam1.hap1, whole genome shotgun sequence includes the following:
- the LOC138068382 gene encoding haptoglobin-like yields the protein MSMGTAALLIAGLAWAALDSAAATSSSCAKPAAIEHGRVEHLVRYRCDPYYQLRSSGDGTYECHEKHVWVNAEAGEELPVCEPVCGKPAHPATQTQRIIGGLLAGKGSFPWQGRLVTRHNLTVGATLISDQWLLTTGRNVYLNHSADADPAEIAPTLQLFLGGKEQLAPRVERIVLHPEYPKAVDLALLKLKEKVLLGEEVMPICLAQKDYLQPGRVGYVAGWGRGATFAFSDLLKYVMLPVAESEKCAEYYAARGPHGVPPLLSKHTFCVGMSELREDTCYGDAGGAFAVRDPEDDTWYAAGILSYDKTCSASKYGVYVSVEHVLDWVKQTLADDGAGAASPQ